A region of the Flavobacteriaceae bacterium MAR_2010_188 genome:
CTCTAATAATGGTAAGGTTCGATCGCACTATAAAATCCTGAATACCCGCTTTTGAAGCTTCATCCACAAACCATCTAAAATCAGGGTTCATTTCTGGAGCGCCACCGGTTAGATCCAACGTATGTGCGCCAGTGGTTTTAATGACTTCCAAACATTGTTTCATCGTATCTCGAGTCATGATTTCCTTTCTATCGGGACCAGCATCTACATGGCAATGTTCACAAACTTGGTTACACATATAACCCACGTTAATTTGAAGAATCTCTAGTTTCTTGGCCTTCAAGGGAAATTGACCCGTCTCGGCAATCTTCTGCTTAAATTTTGGGAGTTCGCCGCTTTTAAAAATCCCGTTGGAAAGGATTTCTAACTGTCGGTTACTGTTGGCTAAGTCGCTATGTCTTTTATGTAGTGATTTTTGGGTCATACTTTATTTTTCTTCAATTTGAAGGATACTTATAAGTTTTTGAAAGCGTAAGTTATAGAGGGATTTTAGTTAATAATACCAATCTTAGGAATTCGTTGGTAGCTAACAATTTTATTCAAAAATTGGTTCTATGCTCACATTTCTAGTTTATTCACTTTATTCATCATTTGCACTCCATGCACTAAGGATGCGCCACCTCGGATTGCTGCTGCTACATGTAACGACTCCATCATTTCTTCTTTAGTAATACCTCTTTGCAATCCGTCGCCGGTATAAGCATCGATACAATAAGGACACTGAATGGTGTGAGCGACTGCTAATGCAATCAAGGATTTTTCTCTAGCGGTAAGCTTTCCTTCTTCAAAAACCTTTCCGTAGTAATCAAAAAATTTGTCCCCAAGTTCTTGGTTCCACTCAGAAATCTTACCAAACTTTCTTAAATCCGCTGGGTCGTAATATGTTTTTTGCATCTTTATATCTCTTATTAAATAATACGTAAATAATGAATATACAGTTTTAAGTCGACAGAAAAAGTGAATCATTACCGTATCTAAGGACAAACTTAATGATTATGTCGTTCACAAAGATTTATCATTCAATTTATCGTAAATTTTACCGCTAAACTTTTTAACTAATACATGGAAAAATTTATAACCTGCTTTATACTATTCACCTTAACCTTTTCATGCAATAATAAAACCCAAGATGTTGTGGCTGCCAATAAAAAATCTAATGATCTCATAGAGGAAACCAGTCCTTATCTGCTTCAACATGCCTATAATCCTGTAGACTGGAAGCCTTGGGGCGATGCTGCCTTGGAGAAAGCACAAAAGGAGAATAAACTTTTGGTGATTTCTATTGGTTATTCTTCCTGTCATTGGTGCCACGTTATGGAGGAAGAGAGTTTTGAAGACGACTCGATTGCCAAATTGATGAACGAAAATTACATAAGCATAAAAGTAGATAGAGAAGAACGCCCAGATATTGACCAAGTTTATATGGATGCGGTACAGATGATGACTGGCAGCGGTGGTTGGCCTCTAAACGTTATTGCATTGCCCGACGGCAGACCTCTTTATGGTGGAACTTATCACACTAAAAGTCAGTGGGAACAAATCCTGAATAGGATGAAAGAGCTGTATCAAGAAAAGCCTGAAGACTTGATTAAATATGCCGCGGAACTTACCGAAGGCATCCACAATTATAATTTGGTCGAAACCAATCCAGAAAATCCAGATTTCACCAAACAAATTTTAGAGCAGGGAATAGAAGGTCAGCGAGACCAATGGGATACAAAAATGGGAGGCACCAAGCAGTCCACAAAATTTCCGCTCCCTAATAACCTTGAGTTTATTATGCGCTATGGTTTTCAATCTGAAAGTGAAGAGGTTCTTAAATATATAGAAACAACCTTGAATAATATGGCGTTCGGTGGAATTTACGATCAAGTTGGTGGTGGTTTTTCCCGTTATAGCACGGACGTTAAATGGCACGTGCCCCATTTTGAAAAAATGCTTTACGATAATGCGCAACTGGTCAGCCTTTATTCTAAAGCTTATGCGCTTACTCAAAATGAACTCTACAAACAAACAGTTACTGAAACCTTAGAATTTATAGAGAGGGAATTAACCAATGAAGAAGGCGCTTTTTATTCGTCACTAGATGCAGATAGTAAAGACGATGACGGAAATCTTGAAGAAGGAACCTATTACGTATGGAAAAAAGATACTCTTCAACAATTATTAAAAGATGACTTTGAAATCTTCAAGGAGTATTACAATATCAATTCTTATGGCTTATGGGAAAAAGGGAATTATGTATTGATCAGAAAATCTGAAGATGAAGCTTTTGCAACTGAAAATAATATTCCGCTTTCAGAACTGAAAACTAAAATCAATAGCTGGAAGGAAATTTTAAATACCGCCAGGA
Encoded here:
- a CDS encoding alkylhydroperoxidase/carboxymuconolactone decarboxylase family protein, with protein sequence MQKTYYDPADLRKFGKISEWNQELGDKFFDYYGKVFEEGKLTAREKSLIALAVAHTIQCPYCIDAYTGDGLQRGITKEEMMESLHVAAAIRGGASLVHGVQMMNKVNKLEM